A portion of the Algisphaera agarilytica genome contains these proteins:
- the urtA gene encoding urea ABC transporter substrate-binding protein yields the protein MKSNRIKSLAKRVSTLAVAGTLGLLPAMTQAEETVKIGVLHSLSGTMAISETSLRDVVLMASEEINAAGGVSVGGKSYMIEPVVVDPASNWPLFAEKAKQLITQDEVAVTFGCWTSVSRKSVLPVYEEYNELLFYPVQYEGEEQSLNVFYTAASPNQQLVPAAQYALDELEAKKFILLGTDYVFPRTANRVLKAFLLKNGIPEENIYEDYTDFGHKDYQTIVNNIKTLAASGDAVVLSTINGDSNVPFYTEFANQGLTSDDCPIIAFSVSEDELRAMDTSKLVGHLAAWNYFMSVDTPENAAFVEAFQKYCADNNLPGGSARVTCDPIEAAYYGVYVWKAAAEKAGSFDVDAVREAVYGLEFDAPGGKKKMHETNQHTYKPVYIGEILEDGQFDIVWESEGLVEPDSYSSLLWEGKEFPAPSGGPK from the coding sequence ATGAAAAGCAATCGCATTAAATCCCTGGCCAAACGGGTTTCGACCCTGGCTGTTGCGGGCACCCTGGGCCTGCTCCCCGCCATGACCCAAGCCGAAGAGACCGTCAAGATCGGCGTGCTCCACTCGCTGTCGGGCACCATGGCGATCTCGGAGACCTCGCTGCGTGACGTGGTCCTGATGGCTTCCGAAGAAATCAACGCGGCCGGCGGCGTGAGCGTCGGCGGCAAGTCGTACATGATCGAGCCGGTCGTCGTCGACCCCGCCTCCAACTGGCCCCTCTTCGCCGAGAAGGCCAAGCAGCTGATCACCCAGGACGAAGTCGCCGTGACCTTCGGCTGCTGGACCTCGGTCAGCCGTAAGTCGGTCCTGCCGGTCTACGAAGAGTACAACGAGCTGCTGTTCTACCCCGTGCAATACGAAGGCGAAGAGCAGTCGCTCAACGTGTTCTACACCGCCGCTTCGCCCAACCAGCAGCTGGTGCCCGCCGCCCAGTACGCTCTGGACGAACTCGAAGCCAAGAAGTTCATCCTCCTCGGCACCGACTACGTCTTCCCCCGCACCGCCAACCGCGTGCTCAAGGCCTTCCTGCTGAAGAACGGCATCCCCGAAGAAAACATCTACGAGGACTACACCGACTTCGGTCACAAGGACTACCAAACCATCGTCAACAACATCAAGACCCTCGCCGCCAGCGGTGACGCGGTGGTGCTCTCGACCATCAACGGCGACTCGAACGTCCCGTTCTACACCGAGTTCGCCAACCAGGGCCTAACCTCTGACGACTGCCCCATCATCGCCTTCTCGGTCTCCGAAGACGAACTGCGTGCGATGGACACCTCCAAGCTCGTCGGCCACCTCGCGGCATGGAACTACTTCATGTCGGTGGATACCCCCGAGAACGCCGCTTTCGTCGAAGCGTTCCAGAAGTACTGCGCCGACAACAACCTGCCCGGTGGTTCGGCCCGTGTGACCTGTGACCCGATCGAAGCCGCCTACTACGGCGTGTATGTGTGGAAGGCCGCGGCTGAGAAGGCTGGCTCCTTCGACGTCGACGCGGTCCGCGAAGCTGTTTACGGCCTCGAGTTCGACGCCCCCGGCGGCAAGAAGAAGATGCACGAAACCAACCAGCACACCTACAAGCCGGTCTACATCGGCGAGATCCTCGAAGACGGTCAATTCGACATCGTCTGGGAATCCGAAGGCCTCGTCGAGCCCGACTCCTACAGCTCGCTGCTGTGGGAAGGCAAAGAGTTCCCCGCCCCCTCCGGCGGCCCCAAGTAA
- the radA gene encoding DNA repair protein RadA: MAKAKSQFICRSCGAISPRWMGKCPECGEWDGLEEVKATGKGAGLDPHRGIAPATDGEQAQAKPITDIVDEDEAGPGRIATGIGEFDRVLGGAESMRGIVPGSATMLGGDPGIGKSTLMLQAAIVLARRGQTVLYVTSEESAGQLRLRAERLAAAPSGREGETGLPPELFVLADTNLARIAAQAQKIKPALLVIDSIQMVYKGDLPAAPGSVTQLRACCLELVYHAKSTGSALMLVGHVTKQGALAGPRLLEHMVDTVLYFEGDRYHSHRVMRGVKNRFGSTLEVGLFEMTDRGLMEVQDGAGLLAAEYQPRSGSVVCPVLSGTRCLLIEMQALTATGFLGSAKRKVSGLDRSRLDMLIAVLEKRGGLRLADQDVFASSVGGVRVGEPAADLAVALAIAGAHLERQLDHGTCAVGEIGLGGEIRGVQQAERRIVEATRMGFKRIICPDARWPKVKGAELVPVKTLDHALQQLN, translated from the coding sequence ATGGCCAAAGCGAAATCCCAATTCATCTGCCGCAGCTGTGGCGCGATCTCCCCGCGATGGATGGGCAAATGCCCTGAATGCGGGGAGTGGGACGGCCTGGAGGAAGTCAAAGCCACCGGCAAGGGCGCCGGGCTGGACCCCCACCGCGGGATCGCCCCCGCCACGGACGGCGAGCAGGCCCAGGCCAAGCCGATCACCGACATCGTGGACGAGGACGAGGCGGGCCCGGGCCGGATCGCGACGGGCATCGGCGAGTTCGACCGCGTGCTGGGCGGGGCCGAGTCGATGCGGGGGATCGTCCCGGGCAGCGCGACGATGCTGGGCGGCGACCCGGGTATCGGCAAGTCCACCCTGATGCTGCAAGCCGCGATCGTCTTGGCCCGACGAGGCCAGACCGTGCTGTATGTCACCAGCGAGGAATCGGCGGGCCAGCTCCGTCTGCGGGCCGAGCGGTTGGCGGCGGCTCCCAGTGGCCGCGAGGGGGAAACCGGACTACCCCCCGAACTGTTTGTCCTGGCGGACACGAACCTCGCCCGCATCGCGGCGCAGGCTCAGAAGATCAAGCCCGCGTTGCTGGTGATCGACTCGATCCAGATGGTGTACAAGGGCGACCTACCCGCGGCCCCGGGGAGTGTGACGCAGCTTCGGGCGTGTTGCCTGGAGCTGGTGTATCACGCCAAGTCCACGGGCAGCGCGTTGATGCTGGTTGGTCATGTCACCAAACAGGGCGCTTTGGCTGGCCCACGCTTGCTCGAGCACATGGTCGACACTGTGCTCTACTTCGAGGGCGACCGCTACCACAGCCACCGTGTGATGCGCGGCGTGAAGAACCGCTTCGGCAGCACGCTGGAAGTCGGGCTCTTCGAGATGACCGACCGTGGCCTGATGGAAGTCCAGGACGGCGCGGGCCTGCTCGCGGCGGAGTACCAGCCACGCAGCGGCAGCGTCGTCTGCCCGGTGTTGTCGGGCACGCGTTGTCTGCTCATCGAGATGCAGGCCCTCACCGCCACGGGGTTCCTCGGCTCGGCCAAACGGAAGGTCTCCGGGCTCGACCGGTCGCGGCTGGACATGCTCATCGCAGTGCTCGAGAAACGCGGCGGGCTGCGGCTGGCGGACCAGGACGTCTTCGCCTCCAGCGTCGGCGGGGTCCGGGTGGGTGAGCCCGCAGCGGACCTGGCGGTCGCGCTCGCCATCGCCGGTGCCCACCTGGAACGGCAACTCGATCACGGCACGTGCGCCGTCGGGGAGATCGGCCTGGGCGGGGAGATACGCGGCGTGCAGCAGGCCGAGCGTCGCATCGTGGAGGCGACGCGGATGGGATTCAAACGGATTATCTGTCCGGACGCCCGTTGGCCGAAGGTAAAGGGAGCCGAGCTGGTGCCGGTGAAGACGCTGGACCACGCGTTGCAGCAGCTAAACTAA
- the ureG gene encoding urease accessory protein UreG codes for MHMHADHTHEPMDYPGRFEEREAALSGRDFTQRAFTVGIGGPVGSGKTALVWRLCEALRERTNMAVVTNDIFTREDTEFLVRQGALPADRIRAVETGGCPHAAIREDVTPNLVALEQLTAEHDPELLLCESGGDNLAAHFSRELADFTIYVIDVAGGDKVPRKGGPGITQSDLLVINKIDLAEAVGADLEVMRSDAVKMRGEGPLVMGSVKHLDGLDAIIDAIFHARSHAV; via the coding sequence ATGCACATGCACGCCGACCACACCCACGAACCCATGGACTACCCCGGCCGGTTTGAGGAACGCGAAGCCGCGCTCTCGGGCCGCGACTTCACCCAGCGGGCGTTCACCGTGGGCATCGGCGGCCCGGTGGGCTCGGGCAAGACCGCGTTGGTCTGGCGGCTCTGCGAAGCGTTGCGCGAGCGGACCAACATGGCGGTGGTGACCAACGACATCTTCACCCGCGAAGACACCGAGTTCCTAGTCCGGCAGGGCGCGCTCCCCGCCGACCGCATCCGCGCGGTGGAGACCGGCGGTTGCCCGCACGCCGCGATCCGTGAAGACGTGACGCCCAACCTGGTCGCACTCGAACAGCTCACCGCCGAGCACGACCCCGAACTGCTGCTCTGCGAATCGGGCGGCGACAACCTCGCGGCCCACTTCAGCCGGGAACTCGCCGACTTCACGATCTACGTGATCGACGTCGCGGGCGGCGACAAGGTGCCCCGTAAGGGCGGCCCGGGCATCACGCAGTCGGACCTCTTGGTCATCAACAAGATCGACCTCGCCGAGGCCGTGGGGGCTGACCTGGAGGTGATGCGTAGCGACGCGGTGAAGATGCGTGGCGAGGGGCCGCTGGTCATGGGCAGCGTGAAGCACCTGGACGGCCTGGATGCAATCATCGATGCCATCTTCCACGCTCGCAGCCACGCGGTTTGA
- a CDS encoding urease accessory protein UreF — MLDLDWTTWQLADSAFPAGGFAHSSGFEAAVQAGLIRDRASLESATKALINQTVVGALPAVLTVASEPERFHEAEQRLEATLTNHVAHRASVAQGQALLSASTRVFEQAEVAQWVKACRAERTPGHFASVFGYLAQMLGMDGLRSAELFLFMTVRSALSAAVRLGAIGPLESQAIQQSLISEARSRVSASLDATLDDLCQASPLLDVLQSGQDRLYSRLFQS, encoded by the coding sequence ATGCTGGACTTGGACTGGACGACCTGGCAACTGGCTGACTCGGCGTTCCCCGCAGGCGGGTTCGCCCACTCCTCGGGTTTCGAGGCGGCGGTGCAGGCCGGGCTGATCCGCGACCGGGCGAGTCTGGAGTCCGCGACTAAAGCGTTGATCAACCAAACTGTGGTGGGAGCCTTGCCGGCGGTGCTGACGGTGGCGAGCGAGCCGGAGCGGTTCCACGAGGCAGAGCAACGCCTCGAAGCGACCCTGACCAACCACGTCGCCCACCGGGCCAGTGTGGCCCAGGGCCAGGCGTTGCTTTCTGCATCGACGCGTGTGTTTGAACAGGCCGAGGTTGCCCAGTGGGTCAAGGCCTGCCGGGCGGAGCGGACCCCCGGGCATTTTGCCTCGGTGTTCGGCTACCTCGCGCAGATGCTGGGCATGGACGGCCTGCGTTCCGCCGAGCTCTTCCTGTTCATGACGGTTCGCTCGGCGCTGTCCGCCGCGGTGCGGCTGGGGGCGATCGGCCCGCTCGAGTCGCAGGCGATCCAGCAATCGTTGATCTCCGAGGCACGTTCGAGGGTGTCGGCTTCGCTCGATGCGACGCTGGACGATCTGTGTCAGGCCAGCCCGCTGCTGGACGTGTTGCAGTCGGGGCAAGATCGGTTGTATTCTCGATTGTTCCAGAGCTGA